The proteins below are encoded in one region of Bremerella sp. P1:
- a CDS encoding aldose 1-epimerase: protein MSLEVIEIRDPATGSFAKIIPGFGFNCFQFVAKVDEQEVDVLWSTKDFVEGTARPSSSGIPILFPFPGRLKGTKLIWEDREFTVPEGDGRGNAIHGFVFNRAWRVIEKTDTKVTAEFQASRDDAALLEQWPADFKIQATYEISGATLSGTYRVENPGTKPLPFGLGTHPYFHVPIGGDSADDCEIVVPFTFSWEFKDQLASGNQFNRDSDPFDPMLFKNTQFDNGFGGLECEDGICSTSIHDPGSGRTIEQKFDDQFESVVLYNPGHREAFCIEPYTCIPDAFQLRRQGYDGGLRVLAGGDAFETTVRIRVK from the coding sequence ATGAGTTTGGAAGTCATCGAGATTCGCGATCCGGCCACCGGCTCGTTCGCGAAGATTATCCCAGGGTTTGGATTCAATTGTTTTCAGTTTGTCGCCAAGGTGGACGAACAAGAGGTCGACGTCCTTTGGTCCACTAAAGATTTCGTCGAGGGAACGGCGCGCCCTTCGAGCAGCGGCATTCCCATCCTCTTTCCCTTCCCGGGACGCTTAAAAGGAACCAAGCTCATTTGGGAGGACCGCGAGTTCACGGTTCCCGAGGGGGACGGACGAGGAAACGCGATTCACGGATTCGTTTTTAATCGTGCCTGGCGCGTGATCGAGAAGACCGACACGAAGGTTACCGCCGAGTTCCAAGCTTCTAGGGACGATGCCGCGCTTCTGGAACAATGGCCGGCTGATTTTAAGATTCAGGCAACCTACGAAATCTCTGGGGCGACACTCTCAGGTACCTATCGTGTCGAGAACCCAGGCACCAAGCCTCTTCCGTTTGGGCTCGGCACCCATCCTTACTTCCACGTACCGATCGGGGGAGATTCCGCCGACGATTGCGAGATCGTTGTTCCGTTCACTTTCTCATGGGAGTTCAAAGACCAACTGGCCAGCGGCAACCAGTTCAATCGCGACTCCGATCCGTTTGATCCAATGCTGTTTAAGAATACTCAGTTCGACAACGGATTCGGCGGACTCGAGTGCGAGGATGGTATCTGCAGCACTTCCATTCACGACCCCGGCTCAGGCCGAACCATCGAGCAGAAGTTCGACGATCAGTTCGAGTCGGTTGTGCTGTACAACCCAGGCCATCGCGAAGCTTTTTGCATCGAACCGTATACCTGTATTCCGGATGCCTTTCA